The DNA segment TTCCCATCTGATAGGAAGTCAATGGCAACACCGGAAGAGCTGGTCCAGCATGGCCGCTCTTGGGACATGAGAGAGTTGAGACATAAAGATTGGGATGATCTGCATCGGTTATGGTGGGTTTGtatcaaggagaagaatcGGTTGTTGACGTATAAGCtggagagggagagagtGAAGAATTTGTTTGGACAGTATGAGTCTGATCAGAGGGAGGATGAGGTGAGTACTTCACTCGCGCAAAGGGATCAATTTGTGGTTAGGGAAATGATATGCTGATACGGTGGAACAGatcaagaagacgatgaagcgTATCAAGCAAGTTCTGACAGAGCGTTGGTATACATGGGAGAATGCTCGACAGGACGCGATGCAGGATGAGGAGATCAATATGTATGCTGATCTGGATGCTGGAGAGCCGGCTTATTTGCCAAAGGAAGAGGTGAGTGAGGTTGCTGTCGGGAGTGGCATGAAACAAGCTAACTGGAACCAGGCGCAGGGTGAAGGTATATCAGACGCTCTTTCACAAGCTACTCTTCCACCGCCAGGCGAAGCTTCGAGGCCTGAAGTACGAGCTTGATAATCTGTACAATGTTCGTGTAGCCATAATGTACAAATTCCGCCAGAGCGACTTTCTCACAGAACAACCCTTGGCCTCTTTGATGAGACCGACGAGGAGGGCAACCCATTTTGAGGCACCCATGACCATAAAGTGTACAGCGCGCTCTTC comes from the Cercospora beticola chromosome 4, complete sequence genome and includes:
- a CDS encoding mitochondrial 54S ribosomal protein uL29m (BUSCO:EOG09264BWL) is translated as MHCTCKTLLSSVFAAPLARSTTSIPPTFLAPALALNQTTSFSTSTRQHARKDGNPARGVSALRRTGLKKQRLSITAAELPKPVLDPSRRSQVEVDEDHGLWEFFPSDRKSMATPEELVQHGRSWDMRELRHKDWDDLHRLWWVCIKEKNRLLTYKLERERVKNLFGQYESDQREDEIKKTMKRIKQVLTERWYTWENARQDAMQDEEINMYADLDAGEPAYLPKEEAQGEGISDALSQATLPPPGEASRPEVRA